The sequence ACCCTAAAAGAATATCACCACGTAATGCACATACCTATGGCCCGTAATTATATAGGAGAACTTATGCATGCTAACCAGATGAGAACGCTTCTGAAATACTTAAAGTTTGAGCACCGCCCTTGCGGAAGTTAAAGATTGCCATAAAATTTAACTGTCCAGAAAATGACCCGGCTTCACCTGGCCATTGAGGATTTTAGCGGCCGGAAGAATGACTAGTAACCTGTTGCCTCCTCATCAGTTCTTTGAAGGTCCTGACTTCCGTAGAGAGTGTAATACCACCCCCAGAGAAGTTGTTTTAAGATGTAAAACTAGAGAATCTCCataattttctacaaaattgCTACAATCCAGGCATATGTAACTGAAATCTCAATTGAGGGTATTGATTAGGCTACCCCTGAAAAATGATAATcagttttgtttgaaatgttcAATATGATAGCTTATCCCGTCTACGACCCCCTCACTCACAAAGTGGGTGAAATGGGACGTGGCAGATCAAAAACTTGTGGATTAGCAAAGACAGACAGACTTATTCACTCTATTCGCCAGACGTCTTTGCGAGGGAATGTAAAATTTGGTAAACTCATGGTGTGCCCGTTGTCAGACGCCTTGTTAAGCGTCTACAAACGGCCCAATTGTGTGgtaaatttattgatgaaagaacacgtaacattgtgtagtaGGAAGTTGATATCTGGCCTACAGTTCCCCGTTCTCATTAGAACACCCACCCGCTGGCTCTACGCCACATCAGAAGAGACAaaggttatattaaattgtttttgggCGCGATGCAAACCCGAATGTAAGTGCTATCACCCTGAAAGGTGGGCGCGATGCAAACCCGAATGTAAGTGCTATCACCCTGAAAGGTGAGGGTGAAATACCGAAGCATGATAGGTGTGATCTGATTGCTGACGGTTACAGGGTGCCTGCCCGATTTATCGGCAGCTCCACATATTCGAGTGACTTGGGAAAGATTGTTTTCCCGGAAGTAGATGGGGATGTACAGTAGCGAAGAAACGCAGCTTACTGGTACATGATGTTAATGAAAACcctgaaagtcctgcagggactggaTGATCAGCTGGGCTCCCTATGTGTTAAGGAATACTCCCTAGAAGGGACAATTCAATTACTTAGGACCCACTATCGTAGACGTGTGGTTATCAAGTATGTAACCTTTGGTGGTGCATCTCTTGTAGTCGTACTAATTGTTGTCACTGTGTTGTTAAGATGGAGGGTGCGAGTTTGCCGATCTGCTCCGTGCCACCCTGGGGGTTTAACAGACGAAGCTCGCAGGCCGCCCGGACAGAGTCGCATCTCCCGACCCTCGAAGCGACTGTACGCACTGCGAGCAGACCAGATGCTGAGGATGCTGAGAGGTGGCGCGAGCAGGACGAGATTGACCGAGACCAGAGTGGGGAGCATGTCGACCCCACGCACCAAGACTGACATTAAATTGAACCGTACGGTAATCGGACGAGAAATGAAGAGTGGGCCCTGGACACTTGAAGTAAGTGTGAAACtagttaaaagaatgtaaacttcAGCGATACATCGTGTGTGCACCGCGATGGGAACAGTAAATCAACCTGTGTCGGAACTGAACGAGTGGTTTTAGACTTTTCCGTTTGTGGGAACATGGCAGAAGAGTGGTTGGGGATCccctaatacttaaaaaaaagaatatgttttcTAAGTTCTTGTATCgctaattgtaatttatgtatgtttgttgttgatgcagactggtaatggcaaggtttttctataattatttgaacaatctGTTAAAACAAGTAGCATTAGTAACTTAAGAGGAATCTAGAACGCCGAGCCAGACTGGTATCCATGGGAAGGTAATGCCGGCACCCCCAACCCCAAATAACCCTTCCTTTCAACTCCCcaactggactgtggatgcccGGAACAGCTCGAataacttctaaatattaaagttaaataaccaGTAACAACACTATGAAGAGTGTCTTGCTAAGGGATTTTCCGGACCCCATTAGCAAGACAGGAAAGGTGCCCATACCCAGGTCTGCAGGAATtgcatttatttacgtttattttacttctttattcgtTGGGAAACGTAACTGTTGGCTAAGGAACTTTTGTGTCGCATGTAAGTTGAAATGGGGTTAGACTTGTTAGAAGCTCTAAGACACCAGTAGAATGTAAAGGCCAGTAGGAGGAAGGTATCGGTGAGCTTCCCTGCTCCCAGGCGTAAGCGAGGGTGAAAACCATGGGGTGCCCCCAGGTCCACAAATGCCCTTAAATACCAAGTGTGGGGGGCGGAATATTGTAgttgtagtttcttttttttctgtgttgatgttcttTTGTGAGGTTTGAGAGGAGTTGAGGAGTGTGGGGACAGTGTCCTCCTGTCGTTGTCTGTTCGGAAGAACGTCAACGTTATgcctataaaactaaatgatgGTTTGTGAACCGCCTTCCAGAGTCCCCccacgcatttacagtgtaacggctatCCAGCCACTACTTTTAAGTCTTTTTCACAGGGCCCTTAAGGAATAGAGTTCAGTAATTGTTGGTTGGTGCCTTAGCAGCTTGATAGAAATTTTGTGTAACCCTGTAACGTGATGAATAATCTGAAAATTACTATGAGAATTAACGAATGCCGTCCCAATTATATGTAACAAGTTACAACTTATCgtcaactttgttattttaagattGCTATTATTACGAATTGTTGTTGTAAGATGTAGGAACAGCTTTGGGTATGCTTTATTGTATTGGGTTCGAACAGTGTAACTGTTTACTTTGAGTatcttatagttttgtattctaaTCGACGTACAAGTGagctaactcaggataactccactATAATCTATGACAGGGGTGAcagaggaaaccggccccgagtgaaaacccacgaggcttaaccaggaTTGGGGGAGTACCGTTCGAAATTTACCACGAATTAGACTACCACCTACAATTACTTTGAACTTAATTGGACCATGCAGTATGTGGTATGGGCGCAAAACAATGactttcattatcaaaatttaatctaataaaaacacagttatcctggagtgcttaATAAATGTATCTTGTCTAAGATGGTGTGATGTACATTGAACTGTAATGTACTTGAGTAGTTTCAGGAGCACTAATTAGTTCCCTTGTACTGTTCGCTGTATTGTTacgttaaatactttattataatattggttaAGCTGATTTATCATGCGGtttatagagtaaatatttaattgttgtctACTGTTTGctgaattattttgttaaattagtgATGCGATGCTAACGCATAAGTGATGATGCTTTGgaattgttcatgttttttttcttttttgcgTAACGGGGTGTGTTTTGATATTGCAACTTgggtgtattctatgtttaagcCATACATATGCAGATAGGTAGTTGGATAAGAAATCTTGTAAAGAGAGAGACCGTTGTAATAGTGAGTAAGAGAAAGAGAAAGTTATGTACAAATTGTTTGTAAAGAGAGGAAGCCTAAGCCACAAGTAAGCGTCCAAACTTTAAATTTCGTGGTAAAATACTGTCCTtattacttactcttactcttactccctCGGCGCTACAACCCTCCATGGGTTTGGCCTGGTGAATCAGTAGTCTCCATTGGGGTCTGTCCTCGACGACCTCTCTCCAATTTCTTGCTCCAATCTTTCTTAGGTCAGCAACCACATCGTCTCTCTCCATCTCATCCGAGGTCTTCCCTTGGGCCTTGTATTAGCAGGAGTCCACTCAGCAACCTTCTTCACGACTCTGTTGTCGTTCATTCTCGTCAGATGTCCGAGCCACCTAATTCTTTGGGCCTTAATGAAGCGTACAATATCCTCATCGCTCAAAAAATCAAGCAGGTCCTGATTTTTTCGCCTCCTCCATGTTCCTTGTCTTAATTCTGGACCGTAAATTcttcttaaaatctttctttcaAATATTCTCAATCTATTTATGTCCTGTTTGGTGAGTGTCCACGCTTCGCAACCATAAACTACAATAGGCctgattacagttttataaattctcaGTTTGGCCTCTTTATGAAGAATGTTGGAGCTGAAAAGTTTCTTAAATGCAAAGTAACATCGGCCTCCCGCGGCTATCCTTGTGTTAATTTCTTCAGTCACGCTGTTGTTTGCAGTTAGAGTTGATCCAAGGTATTTAAAACTTACTACGTTTTCTACCTCATTGCCATTTACCTCCAGATCCACTCCTCTTTGTCCCATTCTTGTCATTTTTAGGTACTTAGTTTTTTCCCAGTTAATAGTCAATCCAACTTTGCTCACCGCTCTTTCAATATCTTCCAGCTTCTCCAACTTAGCTCTCTGACTTCTTGCAGCTACAACAATATCATCAGCATATGCTGATAACTGACTCATTCTATATGTGATATCACCTACACAATCCACCTTTCTCAATGCCGCTTCCAGAACCAGAATGAAGATTAATGCTGATAAGGAATCGCCCTGCCTGACACCTGTTTTTACGTCAAATGGTTCCGTCAACTCATTATTGACTCTAACCATGGCTATGGATCCTTCCAGTGTTCGCATTACGAGCTTTATGATTTTCTGTGGTACTCCTAAGTGTTTAAGACAAACTTCCATCCTCTGTCTATTCACCTTGTCAAATGCTTGCCTGAAGTCCACAAAAAAACACAATGCAGGTCCGTTCCAAATTCAgcacatttttcaaacaattgtCTTACCATAAAAAATGTTGTCCATTGTTGATCGTCCACCCCTGAAAACCACATTGGTAATCTCTTATACAATGTTCTCCATAGTTCTACTAGCCTGTTATGTATAAGTATGGAAAATACTTTATATGTAACATTGAGAAGCGTAATTCCCCTATAGTTTCTACAATCTCTCCTGTCCCCTTCTTGTATATAGGTATGATCAGTCCTTTCTTCCACTCCTCTAGCATTCTTTCTTGTTTTCACACTTTCGATATAAGTTCGTGGATAACCTTCAACAGCTCTTCTCCGCCATACTTCAGCATCTCTGCTGTTTATAGTGTCGCTTCCTGGGGACTTATTGTTTCTCatctttcttattattatttcttctatCTCTCTCTCCCGGGGGGGTTGTACAAAGTTATCAACCTGCTGTGGTATCTCAAGATCAATTTCTGGTAGCAGAATGTCCTGTTCTTTGAGTAAGTCTTCGAAATATTCTTTCCATCTTGTCTTGATTTCCTCCATCTCTGTTATCACGTTTCCTTCTTCATCAAGATGTACTTGTGATTTTGCCTGGTATGCATCCGTAATATTTCtcatattcttgtaaaatttcctGCATTCTTTCTGCTGGTAGTTTCtctctaatttttctatttttactgtttgcTGCTTCTCTTTTTTTCCTCCTCATAAGTCTGTTTGCTAATGTTCTTTCTCTTCTGTAATTCTCCACATTTGCTCTGGTTCCAACTTGCAAAAGCTTTTTCCTAGCCTGATTCTTAGTGTCCAATGCATTTCTGCATTCTTCGTCAAACCAGTCCTCATTTCTTTCAAATTTCCTTTTACCTAGTACCAGTTCAGCTGTGCCCTTCATTGCTTCTCGCAGGTAATTCCAATGCTCTTCAATTGATAAATCAGTCGTAAGTCCTGTTAGTCTATCACCCAGTTCTTCCTGAAATTGTTGCCTCACATTTACATCCGCTAATTTTTCCACGTCCCACTTTTCTACTCTTGTCTTCCTTGCTTTGACAGTATTCGCTATACGATGTCTGAGAACTCCTCTCACCAAATAGTGATCACTATCACAATTAGCTCCTCTGCATGTTTTTATATCCATTATAGAAGTAGCCCATCTCTTTGAAGTTAAAACATGGTCAATTTGATTGCAGCTATCCCTCCCAGGCATTTTCCATGTCCCCAGATGAATCTTTTTGTGAGGAAAGCAATTACTACTTACAATCAGCCTCTGAGCTTCAGCAAACATGCATACTCTTTCTCCATTCAAGCTAGTTTCTTCATGCAGACCACACTTTCCTGCTACCATGTTGTTCTGCTCCTCTTTTCCTATTTTTGCATTGAAATCACCTAAAACCACTTTCATATCATGCCTAGGTATTTTATCACAAACTCTCTCAAGTTCTGTGTAGAAATCATCCACAATACCTTCTTCATTATCCTCTGTGGGGGCATACACATTTACAAACGAAATATTGCAAAACGTTCCTTTGATCCTCAATTTACAAATCCTCTCACTAATTGGTTCGAAACTTAATACCGCTTTCCTAATTCTTCGCAGCACAAAAAACCCAACACCTTTATGTCCTCTTCCATTATTGGAAatcataattttcttttcttgatcGTTCCACTATCTTTCCACCTTACTTCTTGCACCGCTCCAATGCTGATCTTATACTTTTCTAGCTCTTGTGCCACCTCCTCCATTTTACCTGCTTTAAGCAGTGTCTGCACATTCCATGACCCACAATATATATCCGTATCCCTTCTCTCATAACCTTATTAACTCGCCTTGGTCGTCTCCGTTGAAATCCGTCCGGCATCTTCTGATTCATTATTCGTAACTTGGCGTTTTTTTATGAGATTGGGTTGTCAGCCCAATGCTCAACCCCCAACCTGGAGGACCAGGAGTTTGATTTTGGAGTCTTCTTCTCCTAGACCAGTTGCTTTTGCCACAGCTTACAGATCCTGGTCTAACCATGGTTTAAATCAGAGCCTCCTTCTCCTAGCCTTTGAGGAACCAACCCCTATCCGTACAATGCAGTACGGAGCAGTCCTTATTATGAACTGTAATGCTGAAGCCTTTCTGAATTTTTACCCTTATCAGTTTCATGCACCTACCTGTGGcatatcaaaaaacaaaaaaagaaaaaaaaatgtatacggaGTGGCGGTTGTACGTTTGGCTGGGATGGAGGCACACCGAGAGCTCCTCGGTACTCTACGAGTACCCTATGCTGAGGGCAGCATGATCTAagggtggggggagtgtgacacctcggtgttaacgccccaaagcttcaacaaataaattaatttaaactaatatttaaactgagaattctgcgaaaatttacataacattaatttagtgactacttctaatcactatttagaatggaaatggaagtcaagacctccacaaggtgtaataatgccaccgtacacattaagtgcaatccggaataatatagcgaaatataggcgctgagccgacttcagaggaaggggacagggaattttccacagcctgcaggtgcattaaactaaagctaacgacctggtgttgccgcagacacgtgtaaggaatccgctgacatcagcgaagagctgtgttcaacgcaggcctcgagccgtccaaagtaccatgtagttttgttaattactgggtgaatcgttggcggcagcacctgatggacaaccaccagggaagaactggtgctctgattggtcgggggccaagagagaagggaaggggcatcactggaggcgatcttagagcagggagtcgttaaaattggttcgggatgcggtagatcataattcggctcctctctctacaattctctaattctattgttctagagccaaattctaaattttcaatcatgtgttaatttttttaattcaattagttttaatcttttgttatcttaatctaaatctctaatcacaaacgttcgaaattaaacaagtaagattttattccgacttcgctgttttatttctaaagttcgacctttcctcgccgcgaactcaagaacgaaaatcccttcttttgtctcccactgggcaaactacaGGTCGGCGGCAGATCACAAAATATCAGTAAGACTcaagaatattacaatttaaaacatcaatGTAACAAACTTCTAATAATACGTTgatatattctttatttcaacattaaaaataagattgGTACAGAACATAACGGTAATATtgatatactaaaattaatattattggtatCACATCACTGAAGTGTTATATATCTAAACTAATATAGCTAACTTTATATTCCAGGAACCCAGTTGGTTATTTTTTGAGGACAATTAcagttataaactatttatttagatATGTCATGTAGCAGTTAATAATTGGCTTAATAATGT comes from Homalodisca vitripennis isolate AUS2020 unplaced genomic scaffold, UT_GWSS_2.1 ScUCBcl_7151;HRSCAF=14702, whole genome shotgun sequence and encodes:
- the LOC124374077 gene encoding uncharacterized protein LOC124374077 produces the protein MEEVAQELEKYKISIGAVQEVRWKDKDNEEGIVDDFYTELERVCDKIPRHDMKVVLGDFNAKIGKEEQNNMVAGKCGLHEETSLNGERVCMFAEAQRLIVSSNCFPHKKIHLGTWKMPGRDSCNQIDHVLTSKRWATSIMDIKTCRGANCDSDHYLVRGVLRHRIANTVKARKTRVEKWDVEKLADVNVRQQFQEELGDRLTGLTTDLSIEEHWNYLREAMKGTAELVLGKRKFERNEDWFDEECRNALDTKNQARKKLLQVGTRANVENYRRERTLANRLMRRKKREAANSKNRKIREKLPAERMQEILQEYEKYYGCIPGKITSTS